The Montipora foliosa isolate CH-2021 chromosome 1, ASM3666993v2, whole genome shotgun sequence genome has a window encoding:
- the LOC137999732 gene encoding phosphonopyruvate decarboxylase-like has protein sequence MALNGSLFYSLFRRSKSPFHFKVSRARCLSLGTLTSADAVDPESQIAEQRLRNEDAGQFTELVRDFLNPKDFYNALCMHGMDFFCGVPDSLLKDFCAYVTAVVPKSRHVITSNEGQAIALAAGYHMATGRAGVVYLQNSGLGNIVNPVMSLAVPNVYSIPMLLLVGWRGEPGKRDEPQHVVQGQATPGILASCGIPFQVLPDYQEGAEQALYVARKHMETTKGPYCLLVRRQNFLPFKLEKEPDIYPLNREGAMKTIVDALGDRDVVVGTTGMLSRELFEYRVAKGQGHEKDFLTVGSMGHASAIALGIAQFRPKRQVFCFDGDGAVLMHMGALATIGQSDVPNFKHILINNGCHDSVGGQPTSGASESFDFLGVARSCGYKAVMRAEQREEVLEAVKFLRGLEGPVLLEIRTNKGGRKDLGRPTRTPIQNKKDFMHFLAIDH, from the exons ATGGCCCTGAATGGGTCACTTTTTTACTCACTTTTCCGTCGCTCAAAATCCCCCTTTCACTTCAAA GTTTCGAGGGCCCGTTGTTTGTCGCTTGGAACTTTGACATCAGCTGAT GCAGTAGATCCAGAGAGCCAG ATTGCTGAGCAGAGATTGAGAAATGAGGATGCTGGACAATTTACAGAGTTAGTGAGGGACTTCCTAAACCCTAAAGATTTCTACAATGCATTATGTATGCATGGAATGGATTTTTTTTGTGGTGTGCCAGACTCTCTTCTCAAAGACTTCTGTGCATATGTGACAGCAGTAGTTCCAAAGTCACGGCATGTTATAACAAGCAATGAAGGACAAGCAATTGCCCTTGCAGCTGGCTATCACATGGCGACTGGCAGGGCAGGAGTAGTATATCTTCAG AACTCTGGATTAGGCAACATTGTCAATCCTGTGATGTCACTTGCTGTGCCTAATGTCTATAGTATTCCCATGTTGTTGTTAGTGGGTTGGAGAGGAGAGCCGGGAAAAAGGGATGAACCACAGCATGTGGTACAGGGGCAAGCAACTCCAGGAATACTTG cATCATGTGGCATTCCATTCCAAGTTTTGCCTGACTACCAAGAAGGCGCTGAACAA GCTTTGTATGTGGCTAGAAAACACATGGAAACAACTAAAGGACCTTACTGTCTGCTAGTAAGGAGGCAAAACTTTCTGCCCTTCAAGCTTGAAAAAGAACCAGATAT ATATCCACTGAATAGAGAAGGGGCCATGAAAACCATTGTTGATGCTCTTGGAGACCGTGATGTGGTTGTTGGTACAACTGGTATGTTGTCACGTGAGCTTTTTGAATACCGTGTAGCCAAAGGACAAGGTCATGAAAAGGATTTCTTGACAGTGGGATCAATGGGTCATGCATCAGCTATTGCACTTGGAATTGCTCAGTTTAGACCAAAAAGACAG GTTTTTTGTTTCGATGGTGATGGTGCAGTCCTCATGCACATGGGTGCCTTAGCAACCATAGGACAAAGTGATGTTCCAAACTTTAAACACATCTTGATAAACAACGGCTGCCATGACTCTGTGGGGGGCCAGCCCACAAGTGGGGCGAGTGAATCGTTTGACTTTTTGGGTGTGGCTCGGTCTTGTGGCTATAAAGCA GTAATGAGAGCAGAACAAAGAGAAGAGGTCTTGGAAGCAGTCAAATTCTTGAGAGGTTTAGAGGGCCCAGTCCTTTTGGAAATCAGAACAAACAAGGGTGGCAGAAAGGACCTAGGACGACCAACAAGGACACCTATTCAAAACAAGAAGGACTTTATGCACTTCCTGGCCATTGACCATTAA
- the LOC137970120 gene encoding uncharacterized protein produces the protein MFSSHGISAMMYADDTQVYIIIDKQQHDAGTVDLDACLQDIKSWCVRHNLVLNDGKTEILQIHSKFSRSISPKPEIVSGGLTFKPKYEARNVGVVSDSCLSFKQHINNTCKPSFIALSNISKINRKLKS, from the coding sequence ATGTTCTCGTCTCATGGCATCTCTGCCATGATGTACGCAGACGATACTCAAGTCTACATTATTATCGACAAGCAGCAGCATGACGCAGGAACAGTTGATCTTGATGCCTGTTTACAGGACATTAAGTCATGGTGTGTTCGCCACAACCTCGTCTTGAACGATGGAAAGACTGAAATTCTACAAATTCACTCAAAGTTTTCTCGATCTATTTCTCCCAAACCTGAGATTGTCAGCGGAGGTTTAACTTTCAAGCCTAAATATGAGGCCCGTAACGTGGGAGTGGTGTCTGACTCTTGTCTTTCCTTCAAGCAGCACATTAACAACACCTGCAAACCTTCTTTTATTGCACTAAGTAACATCAGCAAGATCAATCGCAAGCTGAAAAGCTAG